Within the Medicago truncatula cultivar Jemalong A17 chromosome 4, MtrunA17r5.0-ANR, whole genome shotgun sequence genome, the region AGTGTGCATGAAGCAACTGTCCTTGTTGAAAAGAACAGAGGTATGCACAAGCACGAAATAGAACAGAGAATGTTGATCTGCTATACTCAACTAAAAATCTACGCATGGTCACGTATAATTTCAATGCCTCGCTGTGCTCACCATTATGAATGTAACCCGACATCATTGAATTCCACGTTACACAATTTCTTTCACCCTTAGTTTTGTCAAAAAGCTTCACAGCTTCGTCAAGTTCACCGTTCTTGGAATACACAGTAATCATAGTATTTAAGGAGGTTAAATGTTTGAGACTCATtttctcaaacaattttttcgattttttaaacTGACCACTCATCGCATAACCTTTAATCATCAAATTATTAGAGATGAGAGTTTTATCTCTCAATCCATAAAAGATCATCCCCGCTTCTTTGACCCTCCCCATTGAAACAAGGCCACCAATCAGCGAGTCAGCAACGTTCGAACAAGCTTCCCCTACCATGCTTTCATAAACTCTCTTTGCGTCGTCTACAGCATCAGAAACACAATAAAACTCAGCAAGTGCACTACTAACTGagttatcaaaatcaaaaccatcCTTAATGCAAAGTCCATGAACAACCTTCCCAACATACAGAATCCTAAGTCTAGCACAAACCCTCAAAACACAATCCAAAGTGAACTCATTAGGCAACACCTCTGAACTCCTCCTCATACATCCAAACAAATCCAAAGCCCTCTCACACCCATCTTCCCTCTTCGCATATCCAGATATCAACGTAGTCCAAGCCACAACATCCCTAACAGGCATCTTTTCAAATATTTCCATAGCATCACCTATCATATCACGCTGCACATACCCCGCAAGCATCAAACTCCACAACACGTGATTCTCATCACGAAGCTCCTCAAAAACCATCTCAGCTTCTCTAATTCCACAACATTGCACATAGTAATGCAACAAAGCACTCCCCACAGGTCCAAACCTCTGATATCCAGATTTGAAAAGGAGTGAATGAATCTGCTTTCCAAGAAACAAAGACCCACCACGTGTACACGCGCTCAAACATGCAGAAAAAGAAACCTCATTGAACTTAACACAAGAGCTATGCATGAAGGAAACAAGAGTCAAAGCTTCAGTGTACTTCCCCCATTGGGAGTAGCCAGAAATCATAGTGTTCCATGAGGAAACTGTTCTGAGTGGCATTTCATCGAACATGTGGCGGGCTTCTACAAGTTTCCCGGTTTTGGCATGGTGAGCGATGGAGATGTTGGTGGAGATCACGTGAGGGGGATAGGGTTGTGAAGCTTCCAAAAGGGTCGTGAAAAATTGAAGCTTTTGTTTCCGTTTCCAAGTGGTGCTTACTGGGGAGAATTTGAGAAACAGAGTCATTGTGAGGGAGAAACAGAAAAGAACATGGTGGTTTGCGAGAGTGAGTCGTTACCTCATGAGCGCAAATTGTGTACTATATTATCACTctttaaaagtaattttatggccttaaaagaaaatttaaatgtCATGTAGTTggaaaataaattctaaaattatcgttaaattattatgaaaaatagATAGTAGTTTTTTATTAGGGGATGAAATAGAGATAGTTGATATCttccataagttttttttttttttttggtaaagatATCTTCCATAAGTTAGtgttgataaaattaaaaggtACATCTATATACaatatacttttcttttttattcttcttcttaaaaaaaaaaaaaaaaaagtttttctgAATTTCTATTAGTTTGACAAATCTTTTTCATAGTTGCAATAagtaaataatgattttttatttgacctCGTTGATATCAAAGCTTCCGGAACAACTTCTTATATCTTGATTTGTTTACCGTGAATAGAGTACAACCATAATTCATTTCTCAAATTTCCGAATTAGGGAGAAAGAACACACATTATATAGCCACCTTAGTAAAGTTATAGACAACCATATTTACCGCTCTCTTAGAAAACTCGACCTAAGaattattacaaaaatataaaacttcaTGACATTAAGTCAGAatttaaaaattgcaaaaaagaaaatcacCTGTACATTACTTCCTGAAATTACATGAGATAGGGATTTTATGAAAAGCAATAACCaaagtgaaagaaagaaagaaaaaaaactcaattataCAGCTATTCCATAATTCATTCATATCCATAACTAGCCTACGACTAACACATTCACATCATTAATCCCTCCCTATAAActgaaacaaaatcatcaatctGTTTCATGATCTGGTGCTTCAGAATACCATGCAGGTGACTTTCCCATGGATCTAAGAAGTTTAGTATATGATGAATCAGGCATTTTTGCTTGCTCCTCTTCCATCATTTCATCAGCAGATTTTGGTAATCCATCTGGTCTAGGACAAGGATTTTGTTCTTCTTCTGAATATATTTCATTGGTTAAATTCAAATCATTCTTTTTCAGTTTACGCATTAGTGCAATTCCATGTAAACATCCTATTAAGGATTTCACACCACCAATCTCAATAATCAGCCTCTCTATCTCTGCTCTAGGTGACTCCTTCTGTAAAAGATTGTGAAGAGGAATGGAATTATTAATGAAAGTTCGTTCATGTGTACAATAGGACAATAATGTATTCTAATAAAACATGTCACCCGTTGAAATTGagccaaaaaacaaacaaatgaaaatcaATTTACTTTCTAAAATTATATAGCCTGACATTTGGTCTCTAAATCTAACAAAATTTTATGATCACTCTTGAAAGTAAAAATTCTCAATCGCATTTTTCTTGCAACACCTATTTTTTCCTGAAAAACATTGGATCATACTACTCTAAATTAAGCAAGTCACTTTAAAGAATAAAGTGAATAATGTCCGAAGATCAACACATCAATGGTTGATATTATATGCACATGAATAACAAAttatcttgacaaaaaaaaaaaaaaaaaaaacaaataatgataGTTAAAATATTGACAATTAATTTTCTCTGTTAAAAGGTAAATTAATATCAATCAATGATAAGTAGTAAATCAATAAGTTAATACTATATTTACATatacataataaaattattagtaAAAAATGCCTGATTCATCGTATAACCTTAATTTACTCACTTTAGAATAACAAAATCCATGTTCTATAGTCACATATAatcaaaataggaaaaaatgtCATGGATCTACATACAAATCATTCTTTGagaatttaaaaatagaaacatttGGTCAAGAAAGGCAAAAACACGCAGAAACAGAAAAAATCAGGGAAAACGCAAAATCTTGAATGAGTTATATCtgaaacaaagaagaagaagaagaagaagaaagagattaCATACTTGGAGATCTTTGAGCTCAAAATAAGCCTGCCAGCAACTATATGATTCATCACCTTCAAGTATCGAACAATAATCTGGCAAATAAATATTAAGaatcaaaaacataatttccAACAACAAACTAAAATAGAACATAAAAAACGGAACGCACCCAAGAGATCTTTCTCAGATTTTTCGATCAAAGGAAGGTCTTTAGCGAGTCTATCTAATTTGGTTCGGCTAAAAGGTTGAAGCTTAGGGATGAATGATTGGTttctagaagaagaagaagaacaaataaGTTTGGTTGAAGAGGTTGGGTTGTGATGAAGAAGAAACAGAGAAGGACGAAgtagtgttgttgttgttgaattcaTGGTATCGTTTTGTAAATTTCAAAGACACAAAGAGTGGTTTGGTTAATATAATAGTTCTATTTGGATAAGGATGATATTTTCCTAGATATTTTATTCTTGACAAACAAGTTATtaaaatatctttcaaaaataaaattattaaaatatgtttttttcttcttgaaagAAGTTATTAAAATATGTTCATTATCCGTTCTTTTTTAAAGCAGTCTGGTCATGGATCATGGTCCCCCTGGACCCTGCAGATGGGATGTGTTATCTCCGATTGCTTGGTTAAAATCGGACTAAGAAAAATATTTCTAGCCTTTAtgtaattaaaaagaaaaatacaaataaaataaattaaaaaaagtaaaacacaaGGGAAATTTGCGTTTTGTAATTTAATGATATCATAAATGCAATAACTAAAACTTAAGGTTGATCCGGTTTACAACAagttaatttgtgttttgtaatAATTTGAGTTCAGCCTTTGTAAATGTTCTAGATATATTACCATGATGAACCTTAAAACTCAACTCATCTAAACTTTTGTATTGAtaacaaaatgatatttgtgTCTCTTAAAATTCATTTGAATGATTGTCAATATTACAATCAAGTTATTAAAATTCTCTTAATATATTCATGAAAActacttccttaaaaaaaatcatgaaaattacCCAAAGCATAAGGTGTGTCAAggatataaaaaacaattacaaaacacacaaaaaaaataccataGGGACAAATAAAAGGTGAAATGGTTCTTATAAATAGAGATGAATGGAGTAAAACAACTACACTAAAAGAAAGTTAAAGGATATTAGATACaatatgtaaaatataaattttctcttttttattatatgaGTGAAATTCTAACAAATTATCTTAGACTATTGTATAAGAAAACCAAACAATCTAGTAACTTTTaattagggtccgtttggttcgagagttttggaggggagtggaggggagatttttaatttgaagtgtttggttcaatttttagaagggaagggaaggggaggggaggggagcaaatctctttaaaattttattgcattgccataattatccttaaattaatttcaaatctcaatattaaccttgtaacaacttttattattattagattatattatttttgtaacaatcttattattattattaggttatcttattcttgtaacaattattattattattttgttatattttccttgtaacaatttttattattatataatctacCACTCTTATTTGTTAGATGTACAAACCGCTCTtactatttaattaagtttctgaaatcgtaaaaacaaacagtttcttttatttaattaagtttaagggtaaaacggtaaaatattgttaaaatcCCTCACCTCCCCTTGTGAACCgaaccaaacacacttttaattaaaaatatctcccctccgtaaaaatccctcccctcccctcctaattctcgaaccaaacggacccttaaaggaaaatgctaaccgatgccccggggcactggttaaggataataaaaaggaaaattatatgttaattattgcattgaaaattgtttaattaatccataaataagtcaacaaaactttcttttatggtaagaattttcttttttttgtatgcTTAACCCGTGCCCGGgagcaccggttagcatgacccttaatTAAATAGTAGTataattaaattgtatttttaagagCACCGGTTACCAAAAAATATGTCTACTGAGGTTTGATTGGTGCTTGCTCTTTTTGGTAAAGTGGGACCATGTTGGAGGGCACATTTGTTGTGGTTAGGGACTTTGGGGCCATCATGCAAGTGGGAGAATGGTCTCATCATCTAATCAAAACGTTGAAGACTAACATTGGGTGGATGGATGGTGTGGGGATTggttgaaaattgttgttgacatatTAGATAACGTTGAGGCACATAAGTAAAAATACGTTTTTGCCTCCTCGGCAGTTAGTTAAATGCCGAGTAATTCAaaaatcggctgcagttaactgccgaggaaaacctcggtagtaaaCTGCCGAAAATTTGTTATAAGTACAGAACAGATATGGGAGTTTCTAAAACTCcattgttatgttttttattctcCTAGATGCgattttgagcaatttgaagtcattccaagccaatttcaatcacaaaaccaagtaagtttttttgaatcctattgcattgttgttttgtggtcgaattgttttttttttttgttaaatttcaattatataggttttattgattttatgatatgttaggatagtttatgTTACaatggttagaattgttagagaacttttattgaattgttaggtttaggttttgatgaatcgttgtagaattgttagaattgtttaggtttaggtgtaggttttgatgatagtttaggtttgggtttagtttttgattttacgattttatggcattgttgtttagtttaggttttgatagccatttttttttaatgtagaaatatctcagaatcagaatcaaggtaacgttcagggtgatgagaagaacaaagaaaaattgcCTATGACATGACACGAAATTGTTTGTGATGGTTCCgaaaaaagaagggttcgaaggtgccggtgtacaatcagtcgaggttgaggaggagcgggaggacatgctattttggtcctcaaccaaaTCAAGGTGCCCCAGGGACTGTAGCGGGCAACCCGGTTgacttgtgtgacgaggaagaatgaatgtaatggcttttaatgcctaattgttttggatttttttatgttttatttttgtgtcgcgcacattttgtttgacattatgatacttagaataaaatcgcatttgaaataatttcgattaaagtcgtgttttgaataattgagtattcgaataaaaactaattaaatgtAACTTGAATTCAACTGATTAAAATtgtgtaatgaataaataaattcgaaaagtgaataaataagataattattgttccattcaaaacaaaatgtattatgcatattcaactatatatgttatcacattatattgcattacattacattccgaaatgtaccttccaactgcaacaattatcttacccttgaatggggtaaattcaaacttgctaaacagcATGACTCCAGCATGCGATGAACATcttgaatgatggtattcaagtgtcaaaagaatgcgcattcttttgacacttgaataccatcattcaagATGCTCATCGCATGTTGGATTCCTGtcgtttaacaagtttgaattaccccattcaaaggaagatcaattgttgcagttggacgtTTGTATcttccaacaacaacaattgtcttacctttgaatgaggtaaattcaaacttgccaagcaGCAGGACTCCAATATACAACCGACATTCCCaatgttccattcaaaagattaaattgttGTTAGGCTGAGattaaatgatggtattcaaatgtcaaaagaatgaggtccgttccttgacacttcaataccttcatttaaaccagcctaacaagaatttaatcttttgacggGAACAATGGGAATGTCGGTCGAATATTGGAGACAtgccgtttggcaagtttgaattaccccattcaaaggaagacaactGTTGTAGCTGGAAGGTGCATTCATTCCGTAcataatgacgatcttctggcagaatcaaacttttgatgatatcttcagttgatctcaccAACGTCATCCGCATAttgatccactggaacatgttgtgctcccaaaacatgatcgtcacgttttcgtcgttcgttaattccaccccaagcgaatgatactctcccctcgtcgagcgttggacgtttataccgaacgtgttccaccctccttgtgtctctggggttgactccttggttgaatctccagtcagttcatccttgagacctcttaacgttacaccaaggcaccgaaccttcaacctctgaggttctccgccgttgaattgtgcattaacgtcgatccacccgaccattgtttcaaatctacacaataagaaattaaaaacaatcaatgaaaaactcattcaatcatttcatcaaacacttgatgtgcaaattatacatagtctctaaaaatcataaaaataaccctaaaattataaatcatatatttttactaaaataataaaattaatcatatactataacaaaaatcattcaacttatgttGAACATAACTTTTTATTGTTATGacgtaaaatataacaaaattattcaacttatatttactctcaaaataaatcatataaactaaaaaaataaatataaaacaccaaattaaaatataaccctaaaattgtaaactataacataatcatcatgcaatattttaactaaattaatcaactaacatctaatctaaaaatgatttataacatgtaaatctaattaaaaactaaaataaaaaaataaatataaaacaccaaaataataaataaccgtaaaattttaaattataacataaacatcatgcaaatattttaacaacattaatcaactaacatctactctaaaaattaattataacatgtaaatctactcaaaaactaaaaaataataaatctactcaaaaactaacaaataaaaatatttataacaactaaaatgtaagttaatagcattataattacttacttgtgattttgttgaataaattttgttgggttttttagagagatttgtgagagagatttggtaaaaaaaattggaagatgagatgaataatagatgagagagcttctgccagatttgtagcagaagatcctctgcagttaactgcagccggttttttaattcctcggcagttaactgccgatgggacaaaaatgtattttacccgtgtttctcagccttatgaaatgtgtcaacaacaattttcggATTGGTTTGGCTTTCACCATatgcaaacaaacaaacaaacaaatagacACATATGACGGTGGTTTGACGGAAGAAACTGTGTGCACAACGCAACCAAATGCGACCAATCTAAGGAGTGTTGTTATTCTTGTGTGTCTGAGTCTTATTGTCTTTGGGATATTTTATCTGTCATTTACTTGACGAGGGTCTGGTTTAACTTTTACTATGGTTTAGACTTCCATGCCAAAAACAATTCTAACCCTATAAATTAGgtggggtttagcatgggaaaagaaacttgtttcccaccatgggaaagtatTTTTCAACCATTTGATTAAAGAGGAGTATAGATTCTATTGTGATCTCTCcacattgtattttattttaacattgtCTTCAacctttactaaaaaaaaattaaaaaacatttaaaacattgttttcAATCTCTATGAGTACCACCATGAAACCATCGattcctcaaaataaaaaagaacaacacACATGTTGCTTGTCATCTCTACTTGTTCCATACTTGAATTGCTGCAACTcacacaaacaacaacacacGTTGggaatttggttttttttttttttttttttttcattttcttctacaTGAATACATATGTTTTTTCTGAAAATAATGAAGAGGAATATCAAAGACAAAAGGAACATAAGGGCTGGGAGTATATTGTGATAACAAAATTGTCCACTTAACCCCACCTTCCGATTTTCCACCATGACTAAATGTAAAAGcctttcaatttgtttttctttttttgttgtttgttggtTTTGGATCTATGaacatgattttttgttttgttttggatttatgAGCAAAATCTACAATGAACAAAAATATggattaattaaaaataaacgaTGTCAGTTAATGGAAAATGGAATAAGAAAGATCCACATTGGCCTCAACGGGAAATGGGGAAGGACAATGGTGGGTTTGATGCTGTTTTGCTTGTGGTGGGTGAGTGGGGgtggaagagagagaatgatGGTGAGAGATAGTGTgaaaaaaatctagtgttgataGTCTACCATTAGATTATGTTCTTCAAttgatctaatggtcaaaaaatacttttccatggtggaaaacaagttccctttcccatgctaaaccccacCTATAAATtatgtttgacatttttttagaaatcaGAATCAATTATACTTGAAGCTGTTATTTCTACTTTTTGATTCTAGATTTCATTCTATCATGCAAATTTATAATTCAACTTACTTTTACAAATCAATTTATTGACAACTCACTTttagttagaatcaattttacataattaattcactcaaaaacaatttttatcaaagaaaaatcataCATTAAATTTTAGGCTTAAACACACTTTTTACCCCCTAAGTTtacaaaagttgcaattttagccccattttaaaaaaatgggaaAAGTGACCCCATGTTTACCCAACCTCAATTTTGACTTAGTCAAGCCTATGTGTCACGCCACATCAGTTAAAAAATCGCCAGCTAtctacttttttaatttaaaataaatgtaaatgaCACAATTgtatttgtaaaattaaaataaaaaaaaataaaaaaaagaattaaggaGAGGCGCTCagtcttcttctcttcttcctctgtAACATCAAATTTAGGTAAGAATAACCAAACCCAgaatttaaaacaaacacaaacccAATCAAAATTTATAACACTGTTCattcataaattcatcaaaaaattcaaacacaaaatatttacaattcaatctccttttcttcaaaacctaataacaatataatcataaaagaaaaaataaattaaaggggTTTCGATTTTCATACATTCTAGTGGCTTTGAGATCGAACTTAAAACACTTCTTCTCTTCAAACAGAACTAAACAAAATCACTGGTGGCTCTGAGATGAACGACCATTGTCACAGAAAATGATTCATATCTGTTTTCTTGAGCAtcatgatttttcaaaatttccagaatttcaaaatttgttttgatctttgtttttggatttatttGTATGTTCTGTGTGATGATGATTGATAAGATTAAGATGGAATTTGGAGTTTTTTACTATGGAATATAGAACAATTGAGATGTGAGCAAGAAGATAAAAAGCTCACGATGATGCAGAAAACGTGACAATCTCAAATCCTTCGATGCAAAGGCTCATGAAACACGTTCTTCTTGAAAAGTGATTCTGAAACTCGATTATGCATCCTAAAATGAGAGAAATCACTCAACTCTGCATCCTGAAACAGCGACGAAAGAAatgagtgttgttgttgttagtgagaaagaaaaaaaggcttgttgttgatattgtttgAGAGATAAAGTAAAGAAAAGGGGAAACTGTTGAAGATGGggattagttttgatttttggtttttaattgaatgattttatgaaaataaagagGTTCAAGATGAAGATGTTTTGCCCCcttttttctagaattttaattcacgttcttttttttttctttttgatttatttaatttcatttttatatatttggcttttttatttaattttttaattgaaaaaaaacacATGTGGCGTGCCATGTAGActtgaccaagtcaaaattgaccttTTGTAAAAGGGGCTAGAcatggggtcacttttgccattttttttaaaagagggcCAAAATTGCAAACTTAGGGAGTAAAAAGTGTGTTTAagcttaaattttatttattgtgttcGGCCATGGgttctttctattttcttttttaaaaaaagagcaTGTGTTCTCCGTGTAAACTAGTTGCACATTGATGTTCAATGAGGATTGAAAATCTTGTTTCTTACTAAACGTgtctggattttttttctttggtcaaATAACATAGTGGATAGAAATCCATCCACCTCTCAAGATGAATAATTGAGATGTCCGAAGTTCAAATCACAACTGATGCATATATAATACAATGTGCTtactaactgagttaagttcaatgagactttttaaattaataacattataaatattaaactaacccattttttttaaataaaattagaagCCAAAACATGTGAATGCTTTTATTAAAATACTTGTATTCTTTAATCATGTTTGGGCTATGATTTGGGTTACCTTGTGTTGGCCTGTATTTTCAAAGTGCTTACTTTCGAGAAgaaaaatggttgttgaaaccaTGAAATGCTCTGAGTACGAGGTATAGAATAACCATTTTGACAAGATTAACTGGAAAGAGGTTCAGTAAGTCTTTGGATTCGACTAGAAGAAGTTAGTCCCTCGTTGAATAGGCAAGATCAAAGGTCCAAACACGTGGAAAACAAGCCAAATTTGCCGAATAGATGTAGTTTAAGACTGTTGGTCATTTTCAGTCATT harbors:
- the LOC11443453 gene encoding pentatricopeptide repeat-containing protein At4g16470 isoform X1; translation: MTLFLKFSPVSTTWKRKQKLQFFTTLLEASQPYPPHVISTNISIAHHAKTGKLVEARHMFDEMPLRTVSSWNTMISGYSQWGKYTEALTLVSFMHSSCVKFNEVSFSACLSACTRGGSLFLGKQIHSLLFKSGYQRFGPVGSALLHYYVQCCGIREAEMVFEELRDENHVLWSLMLAGYVQRDMIGDAMEIFEKMPVRDVVAWTTLISGYAKREDGCERALDLFGCMRRSSEVLPNEFTLDCVLRVCARLRILYVGKVVHGLCIKDGFDFDNSVSSALAEFYCVSDAVDDAKRVYESMVGEACSNVADSLIGGLVSMGRVKEAGMIFYGLRDKTLISNNLMIKGYAMSGQFKKSKKLFEKMSLKHLTSLNTMITVYSKNGELDEAVKLFDKTKGERNCVTWNSMMSGYIHNGEHSEALKLYVTMRRFLVEYSRSTFSVLFRACAYLCSFQQGQLLHAHLAKTPYQENVYVGTALVDFYSKCGHLADAQRSFTSIFSPNVAAWTALINGYAYHGCGSEAISRFRSMLDQGVVPNAATFVAVLSACSHAGLVDEGLKFFHSMQINYRITPTIEHYTCVVDLLGRSGRVKEAEEFIIQMPIKADGVIWGALLNASCFWNNVELGERAAVKLFSLDPNSVSALVTLSNMYARRGRWGKKTKIRKRLQSLELRKDQGFSWIELNNNVHLFSVEDTTHPYSDVIYKTVEHITATINSIVPFNYLYSSNDR
- the LOC11443453 gene encoding pentatricopeptide repeat-containing protein At2g13600 isoform X2 gives rise to the protein MTLFLKFSPVSTTWKRKQKLQFFTTLLEASQPYPPHVISTNISIAHHAKTGKLVEARHMFDEMPLRTVSSWNTMISGYSQWGKYTEALTLVSFMHSSCVKFNEVSFSACLSACTRGGSLFLGKQIHSLLFKSGYQRFGPVGSALLHYYVQCCGIREAEMVFEELRDENHVLWSLMLAGYVQRDMIGDAMEIFEKMPVRDVVAWTTLISGYAKREDGCERALDLFGCMRRSSEVLPNEFTLDCVLRVCARLRILYVGKVVHGLCIKDGFDFDNSVSSALAEFYCVSDAVDDAKRVYESMVGEACSNVADSLIGGLVSMGRVKEAGMIFYGLRDKTLISNNLMIKGYAMSGQFKKSKKLFEKMSLKHLTSLNTMITVYSKNGELDEAVKLFDKTKGERNCVTWNSMMSGYIHNGEHSEALKLYVTMRRFLVEYSRSTFSVLFRACAYLCSFQQGQLLHAHLAKTPYQENVYVGTALVDFYSKCGHLADAQRSFTSIFSPNVAAWTALINGYAYHGCGSEAISRFRSMLDQDKLQNNPNNRALHMRGGSSWSVRPCERSRRVYHTNAYQSRWCNLGSFA
- the LOC11443454 gene encoding CCG-binding protein 1 isoform X1, coding for MNSTTTTLLRPSLFLLHHNPTSSTKLICSSSSSRNQSFIPKLQPFSRTKLDRLAKDLPLIEKSEKDLLDYCSILEGDESYSCWQAYFELKDLQKESPRAEIERLIIEIGGVKSLIGCLHGIALMRKLKKNDLNLTNEIYSEEEQNPCPRPDGLPKSADEMMEEEQAKMPDSSYTKLLRSMGKSPAWYSEAPDHETD
- the LOC11443454 gene encoding CCG-binding protein 1 isoform X2; the encoded protein is MNSTTTTLLRPSLFLLHHNPTSSTKLICSSSSSRNQSFIPKLQPFSRTKLDRLAKDLPLIEKSEKDLLGDESYSCWQAYFELKDLQKESPRAEIERLIIEIGGVKSLIGCLHGIALMRKLKKNDLNLTNEIYSEEEQNPCPRPDGLPKSADEMMEEEQAKMPDSSYTKLLRSMGKSPAWYSEAPDHETD